CTATAGTGTAAGAGGAAATAGAGGACACGCCACAGGCAAGATTAGAGTAAAATACCACAAATAAGCAGGTCTCAACCACAGCCGCAGTATCTCGCCATTAGTCTGAGTTAAGATGATACTACGGTTCACAGAAGCGATCAGCCTCGCTGTCCTAGTGGCCGCTATTTCAGCAGATACCACGTCAGCCTTACACGACGTTCTTAGTTTTTTTCCACCAAACTCAGCCCTGTCTCAGTGCAACAAGGGGAGCGTCGAGACCCGCGCTACCCCAGCTTTTTTTGAAAACCCTACTCTGGCTTTTCACACTTGAGGCCGGACGGGTGGAAAGACGATTTATGCAAGTGGGTGCGGCTCGCCAAGATTGCCAAGCACCCGAAACAACTTGGCAGTCGGAAAGTCGACTTTGCCAAAGAGCTGGAAGATCCACTTTAACATACACGACGGCGTGTGGTTACGAATTGGGTATAAACCGAGTAACCTCTCTGTCACTCAACCAGTCGCCACGCCTTCTTTTAGTTCCGTTAAGAGTATAAATTCTTAACTCTGCTTAAAAAACTCAGAGTGGGCTTCCTCCACTCGTTCGCCTATAGTCAGAGTTTTATATGCACGACAACATGACGCATTCCGCTCCTCCGTGGCAATAGGCGAGTCCACAGAGCTGTGCCTAGAAGGACGAATGGTATTGGTGTATGGTACCACTGATCACCCTGATTATGCGGGCATCACAAACTGTTCCAACATCCTCAGATCCACGATCCTCAACAGAAAAAATGCTCGCGCTAGGCCAAACAAGGAAGACAAACGCATCTCCATCGAAGTTCATGCACTTACcccacatctccaccactACCCTCGGCCAGATTAATATATAAAGGGCTGAAGTGATGTCCATAACTTATATCTCCCAGTCTACTATCCTGTCAGACAATCACTTCTGTCAGCCAACTAACAACACCACCCGCCCACAAGTTCCCCCCTCAGATCAGTCCCTACGCAATGTCCCAGCCAATCGATCTGGAACGAGGAGAGTCCCACTCGTCTCTAAACGACATGGAGAAGGTCGCCCAGGTTCACACCTCGGGAGATAACAACGAATACATTCATATTGCTGGTAACCGTTACCACAAGGAGGACTTCATGCGAGCCTTCGGTGGTACTCTTAATCCCGGTTCCGCTCCCATGCCCTCTCGAAAGTTTGGTAATGCTGCCCCCATTGgtcttttttccttctccattACCATTTTCATTCTTGGCATGTGTCTTGTCAACGCTCGAGGAGTTCATGCTCCTAACGTCATGGTTGGATGTGCCATCTTTGGTGGAGGTCTCGTTGAGTTCACTGCTGGAATCTGGGAAATTGTCGCAGAGAACACCTTTGCTGCTACCGTCTTCATGTGTTTTGCCTGCTTTTGGTGGTCCTGGGCCGTTCTTAACCTGCCCATTGGAATCGAGAAATACTACGCTACCGAAGAAGAGTTCATGCAGGCTGTGGGAATCTTCCTCATGGGCTGGTTCATCTTTGCTATTCTCATGACTCTGTGCACATTAAAATCAACGGTGGCTTTCTTCATtctctttgtgtctcttgATCTGGCTGTCATCTTCCTCGCTGCCGGctacttcaacaacaaccccaaGCTCCTCCAAGCCGGGGGTGGATTCTGTATCTCCACTGGTCTTCTTGGTTGCTGGAACGGTTTCTCAGGTGTTGCTACTCCTCAGTCCACTTACAAGTGGCTTATCCCCAAGGCTATTATGATGCCCGGTGCCCATGCCTAAGTCTTCCCTTATTTATATTCTCAATAAACTGATGTGTAAAACATTGTGAACCCTCAGAGTTTGTAGCCGAATGATTTGGACACCatactccaccaccataATTTCTTGGAAAGTGGCGTATGCTGGAGCAATGCCTCCACACCAAAAATACACTGCCATGAGGCGACTATAAAAAATgattacagcacccaggattctcgtatggtctcccactacaatactaactaggctctcCTGGTGCTTTGAACTATGGcctgatcggacgggaagcccgtattttcaccaggaaATATGGCCGATAACCGAAATGCGCCgacccggaatcgaaccgggggcccatcgatggcaacgatggattttaccactaaaccatcggcGCAGTTTTTCTGACTTTTTTTAAAGATTGAGTCTGCTCTGTGACAGCatactcacgtgaccggcCTCTGTAGCTGAAATGTAGTAGTAGAATACAAAAAACCATGCAATGTTTGAAGATTTTGTGTACCTGTGGGATATTGTGGACAAACCTATTTCAGAGGGATAAAACAGCTGTGAGACGTCTCTAATATTATAATTCATTCACCCAGAATCCGTTATCGTGTGACTTGGTTTCATGTTTGGTTTCGCACCAATCAAGGTTGATGACAGTATAGAGGGAGGTTGGGAGGAATCCGAACTGTGTAGATAGCGAAAAGGGACGACTAACTaaggagagaagaaataGACACCAGCAAATGACTGCCAGATTTGTAATTTTTTTGCTCGATAATCCATTTAGCTTGAGGCTTCATATTACTCTTAATCCACCACGTTTCCCATCTTCTCCCGTCCTCTCCATCGCCCCACAGCCCATCTCGCTAAAtaagtcacatgactttAACTTCCCAGGGTAACGTCTACCGTCCACGTTGCTGCATGTCGACGACAACCACCCATCTCATCCATCAACAGAACGGGCCAATTGCACACAATGACTTCTGCACGAATGACGGACAAGGAGCTCTTTGAGCTCAACAAGTCTGCTGTGACTCAGGACTTCCGAATCACCCCCCGACTCTCTTACAACACCGTTGGCGGTGTTAACGGTCCCCTTGTCATTCTTGACAACGTCAAGTTCCCCCGTTACAACGAAATTGTCAACCTGACTCTTCCTGACGGTTCCGAGCGAGCCGGTCAGGTACTGGAAGTCCGAGGCTCCCGAGCCATTGTCCAGGTCTTTGAGGGTACCTCTGGTATTGATGTCAAGAAGACGAAGGTCGAGTTTACCGGAGAGAACCTGAAAATTGCCGTGTCCGAGGATGTGCTGGGACGAGTCTTTGACGGTTCCGCCCGACCTATCGACAACGGCCCCAAGGTATTTGCCGAAGACTACCTCGATATTAACGGCTCCCCCATCAACCCCTACTCTCGAATCTACCCCGAGGAAATGATTTCCACTGGTATCTCCACCATCGACACCATGAACTCCATTGCCCGTGGCCAGAAGATTCCCATTTTCTCCGCCTCTGGTCTGCCACACAACGAAATCGCCGCCCAGATTTGTCGACAGGCCGGTCTGGTCCGACCCACCAAGGATGTCCATGACGGACACGAGGAGAACTTCTCTATCGTCTTCGCCGCCATGGGTGTCAACCTGGAAACCTCACGATTCTTCAAGCAGGATTTCGAGGCCTCCGGTGCCCTGGAGCGAACCTCCCTGTTCCTCAACTTGGCCAATGACCCCACCATTGAGCGAATCATTACTCCCCGACTGGCCCTCACCACCGCCGAGTACCTGGCCTACCAGACCGAGCGACACGTTCTCACCATTCTTACCGATATGTCTTCGTACGCCGACGCCCTGCGAGAGGTTTCTGCCGCCCGGGAAGAGGTGCCCGGTCGACGAGGTTACCCCGGTTACATGTACACTGATTTGTCCACTATCTACGAGCGAGCTGGCCGAGTCGAGGGCCGAAACGGTTCCATCACCCAGGTGCCCATTCTCACCATGCCTAACGATGATATCACTCATCCTATTCCCGATCTTACCGGTTACATCACTGAGGGCCAGATCTCTGTCGACCGACAGCTCTACAACCGAGGTATCTACCCTCCCATCAACGTTCTTCCCTCTCTGTCTCGTCTCATGAAGTCGGCCATTGGTGAGGGCCGAACCAGAAAGGACCACGGTGATGTGTCTAACCAGCTGTACGCCAAGTACGCCATTGGTAAGGATGCCGCTGCCATGAAGGCCGTTGTCGGTGAGGAGGCTCTGTCTACCGAAGACAAACTGTCTCTGGAGTTCCTGGACAAGTTTGAGAAGCAGTTTGTGTCCCAGGGCCCCTACGAGGACCGATCCATCTTCGAGTCCCTTGACCTTGCATGGGAGCTTCTGCGAATCTACCCCAAGGAGATGCTCAACCGAATCTCTCCTAAGATCATCGATGAGTTCTACGACCGAGAGTCCGACGAGTTTGCCGGCAAGGATACCGAGGAGATTATTGAAACCGAGAATCTCATTGATGCCTAAGTACTAATAAATCATGTTGAATTAAGCAGCTTATATTTGGTGTAGTAGTGTCAGGATGTAAGACATCATGCGTTATTAATGTGttgtgtacagtatgtacactgtacgatacaatgtacagcaagtacaagtgcaagtacaagtatgtacagtacatgtactaATGGTGTTACAGTCTCGTGTTAATAAGTTATTTATGGTTAGTCTAGAATTCGATCTTGTCTCGATCCGCCTGTTCTTCCAGCCACATGTCTCGCTGGAACTTGAACCACTCGGGGAGAACTTCTTCATCAGGGACCTTGATGATGACGGTCTGAACAGGATTGGAGTTCATATTGCTCATAACCGATGTGACCGAGTACATACGTGAACGCATGAACTCGGGTGAAGAAGGGCCTAGAAACTGGCCACCACTGCTGCTTTTGATATCTTCCTCGTCATCCGTGACAGCACACTCTCCATCCCATGCCACACATTTGATATCGATCATTTCCAGGAAGATCTCGGCCATGTAATGCGGCTTTGCGCCCGAGAAGATGCGGTATTCGGCCACCACACTGGAGTAATTCCACTTGAGCATTCGTCGTAATGCGCCCACAAAGGCGTTTGTCGAGTCCAGAATGAGAATGGGATATGAAGTCTTGTCGAGAACGTAATCAAACGAGTCCTGTAGCAGGTCCTCCGACAGGACCAGAGCATTGCTGGATGCCCTCCAAGGCCGAAGACCCACATGGGCAAGCTTGATGTCTTGCTCGGAGCAGAATCCTCGAATGTGTTTTGGCGGTCGATCAGGGTTCAGCGATATGATGGTCTTGAGACCCAGAGTCTCGAGAAATGCAAAGTTGAGTGTTGTCAATGCCGAACATCGGTACACACCGTCTTCGACCACTCCGAAGTATTCTGGTGGTGCAAGCATCGTGTCAGGTTGTGATCGAATGTAGTTGGTGGTTAGAGTGGGTCTTTGTAGCTGTTTCTTAGTGTGACCTCCGGTCGTTGATCGCTGGGTTGGTTTGTGCACTCGttttggcagcagccttcaGTTACGgacttgttcttgatggtgCTCGTTCTGCCAGAACCTTATATTCTTTGATGAAGGAGGTGGCATGAAATTGTATGTATCAACATGAGCTTGCTAGGCCGCTTTACGGGGAACAAAACAACATCACTCAATCAAATACTCTGGTCGTTATAGTCTAGTGTTAGTTTCTTTGACCCAATAATATCGCTCTTGTCCCCTTCCTTCATCCACTCATCCCATGCCAAATATTTCACCCTGCACATGCATGAACAAAATCtaaatcaaatcaaatcaTCATCGCCATCACAACCAGCATGAAACGACTCTGGGGGACCCTGCCCCGAGTCAAGAGAGTGCGCCACCAACGCGCAATAGGGATGCTATCAACTAAAAAATCTCATGCTCGACAAATACATCAACACACGTTTTATCCAGTAGCTACCGACCAAGCATTTTCACAGCTCGACCCCCAGAAGAAAAAACGGGCTGATCTCGGAACCTCAGTGCCGCTATATCTGCCACCAGAGGCCTGCGGATTACGACAACTAGCTGCCGGAGACTTCGTCGAAGCTATTGTCGCTGGAATACCATACTGGGGAGTAGTTACGACACGACAACCATTCACCCTGGAGATGCTGGACAGCGATGGAATCAACAGAGAAGTGCCAGTGGATTGCGTCACGTTTGGGCTCTACGGCTTCACAGAATTGACAggcaagaaggagcgacTCGCACTTCTGTCGAACTATCTTAATTCGGTCTCCTACTATCACAGTGTAGCAATGCGGAAGCTTTCGACCATCCATTCACTCTTTGCTAAGCAGGCAATCCCGTGGTCTGTCGGGCTGGACGAAATAACCGAGACCCTTCTCAAGATCTCTCCGGCAATAAATGCATACTCTTGGTCCGCTGCGGCTTTGGCTTCACATATCGCCGTCGTCAATCAGCCGCGCTACTTCAGATGTGACTATGCTCAGACAGCAGATTATGACTCCTGGTCACCCCTCAATTACGTGGCTCTACCTATCGATATCGTGAGCAAACTGGAACTGGTTGTCCATCCTGACAATGCTGCCAGATCAATCAAAGAGTTCACAGCAATTGCTCTGAGATATATGGAATCTACAGAGCATGTTCAGCATCGTCATTTG
This genomic interval from Yarrowia lipolytica chromosome 1E, complete sequence contains the following:
- a CDS encoding uncharacterized protein (Compare to YALI0E27368g, similar to Saccharomyces cerevisiae YCR095C; ancestral locus Anc_6.377, weakly similar to CA5000|IPF2023 Candida albicans); the protein is MLAPPEYFGVVEDGVYRCSALTTLNFAFLETLGLKTIISLNPDRPPKHIRGFCSEQDIKLAHVGLRPWRASSNALVLSEDLLQDSFDYVLDKTSYPILILDSTNAFVGALRRMLKWNYSSVVAEYRIFSGAKPHYMAEIFLEMIDIKCVAWDGECAVTDDEEDIKSSSGGQFLGPSSPEFMRSRMYSVTSVMSNMNSNPVQTVIIKVPDEEVLPEWFKFQRDMWLEEQADRDKIEF
- a CDS encoding uncharacterized protein (Compare to YALI0E27346g, similar to Saccharomyces cerevisiae VMA2 (YBR127C); ancestral locus Anc_3.388, highly similar to uniprot|P16140 Saccharomyces cerevisiae YBR127c VMA2 H+-ATPase V1 domain 60 KD subunit vacuolar), coding for MTSARMTDKELFELNKSAVTQDFRITPRLSYNTVGGVNGPLVILDNVKFPRYNEIVNLTLPDGSERAGQVLEVRGSRAIVQVFEGTSGIDVKKTKVEFTGENLKIAVSEDVLGRVFDGSARPIDNGPKVFAEDYLDINGSPINPYSRIYPEEMISTGISTIDTMNSIARGQKIPIFSASGLPHNEIAAQICRQAGLVRPTKDVHDGHEENFSIVFAAMGVNLETSRFFKQDFEASGALERTSLFLNLANDPTIERIITPRLALTTAEYLAYQTERHVLTILTDMSSYADALREVSAAREEVPGRRGYPGYMYTDLSTIYERAGRVEGRNGSITQVPILTMPNDDITHPIPDLTGYITEGQISVDRQLYNRGIYPPINVLPSLSRLMKSAIGEGRTRKDHGDVSNQLYAKYAIGKDAAAMKAVVGEEALSTEDKLSLEFLDKFEKQFVSQGPYEDRSIFESLDLAWELLRIYPKEMLNRISPKIIDEFYDRESDEFAGKDTEEIIETENLIDA
- a CDS encoding uncharacterized protein (Compare to YALI0E27291g, similar to uniprot|Q96VC8 Yarrowia lipolytica Glyoxylate pathway regulator), coding for MSQPIDLERGESHSSLNDMEKVAQVHTSGDNNEYIHIAGNRYHKEDFMRAFGGTLNPGSAPMPSRKFGNAAPIGLFSFSITIFILGMCLVNARGVHAPNVMVGCAIFGGGLVEFTAGIWEIVAENTFAATVFMCFACFWWSWAVLNLPIGIEKYYATEEEFMQAVGIFLMGWFIFAILMTLCTLKSTVAFFILFVSLDLAVIFLAAGYFNNNPKLLQAGGGFCISTGLLGCWNGFSGVATPQSTYKWLIPKAIMMPGAHA